A single Fusobacterium sp. SYSU M8D902 DNA region contains:
- the cysK gene encoding cysteine synthase A, translated as MLIQSMLELIGNTPIIKLNNIETFGNNIYLKLEGSNPSKSTKDRIALAMIEDAEKSGKISKKTTIIEATSGNTGISLAMICALKKYRLKIIMPDNMSVERIQLMRAYGAEVILTPGHLGMKGCSDKLELIKEETKDYFIPNQFSNPRNPGIHYETTANEILKDLNNKIDYFICGTGTGGSFSGIAKRLKEVIPSIQNIALEPDTSPLISKGYTGSHKIQGMGMSLGKIPDVFNNSLADKVLLANYDKSIDYMKKLAKEEGILAGISTGATLSSAIEICKNNKNKNLNIVVFSNDSGEKYLSSNIF; from the coding sequence ATGTTAATACAATCAATGTTAGAGCTTATTGGAAATACTCCAATTATAAAATTAAATAATATCGAAACTTTTGGAAATAATATATATTTAAAATTAGAAGGAAGTAATCCTAGCAAAAGTACTAAAGATAGAATAGCTTTGGCTATGATTGAAGATGCTGAAAAATCTGGAAAAATAAGTAAAAAAACAACTATAATTGAAGCTACTAGTGGAAATACAGGAATTTCATTAGCTATGATCTGTGCTTTGAAAAAATATAGATTAAAAATAATAATGCCTGACAATATGAGTGTTGAAAGAATTCAACTTATGAGAGCCTATGGAGCAGAGGTAATTTTAACTCCTGGACACTTAGGAATGAAAGGTTGTAGTGATAAACTTGAATTAATAAAAGAGGAAACAAAAGATTATTTTATTCCTAATCAATTTTCTAATCCTAGAAATCCAGGTATACACTATGAAACTACTGCCAATGAAATTCTAAAAGATTTGAATAATAAAATTGACTATTTTATCTGTGGAACAGGAACAGGCGGAAGTTTTTCTGGAATTGCTAAAAGATTGAAAGAGGTTATTCCAAGTATACAAAACATAGCTCTTGAACCTGATACTTCTCCTCTTATCTCAAAAGGATATACTGGATCTCATAAGATTCAAGGTATGGGTATGAGCTTGGGAAAAATACCAGATGTTTTTAATAATAGCTTAGCTGATAAAGTATTGTTGGCTAACTATGATAAAAGTATTGATTATATGAAAAAATTAGCTAAAGAAGAGGGAATTCTAGCTGGAATTTCCACTGGAGCTACTCTATCTTCAGCTATAGAAATTTGTAAAAATAATAAAAATAAAAATTTAAATATTGTTGTATTTTCTAACGATTCTGGAGAAAAATATCTATCTAGTAATATTTTTTAG
- a CDS encoding DUF3427 domain-containing protein produces the protein MENILINSIKTSLIDREIESSDRYQHKLISNREEKIISLLRRELEECEEFIISVAFITMSGVTMILEQLRELDKRGVKGKILTGDYLNFTQPKALKKLLEFKNIELKILSTEKFHAKGYFFKKGNIWSMMIGSSNLTQTALTTNFEWNLMINSLESGRIIKDTLENFYEVFNGLENLTIEKIIEYENVYEFNREYRERRKEKELKEEKIKPNMMQIQALENLRVLRKYEKRGLLISATGTGKTYLSAFDVQNCNPKRVLFIAHRKTILEKAKETFEKILKEREIIIYNNDENREADIVFAMIQTLGKEENFRKFPRDYFDYIVIDEVHHSGAKTYQNLINYFIPKFLLGMTATPERGDNFDIYKLFDNNIAYEIRLYDALKESLLCPFHYFGVSDIEINGEIISEKTHINKLVVSERVEHILEKSRFYGYSGDKLHGLIFVSRVEEAIILSEKFKERGVRCEALKGDDSDEKREKTIKKLEDGEIEYIITVDIFNEGVDIPCINQVILLRPTQSSIVYIQQLGRGLRKYKDKEYLVILDFIGNYEKNFLIPIAISQNNSFDKDYMKRFLVNGTNIIPGESSIIFEEIVKERIFDNINKNNFSTKKNIEKDFIFLEKQLGRIPMLSDFFERNMIDPSVILKYKKTYDEVLRILKPKLELEPLNQKENNYLTFLSSFFTPAKRVHEMLILKEALINKDVNIEIIEKILENEYSLKNQKESVENGVKHLLKEIFVSLSTAKEFYPILERYGDKIVLAKDFFESYSKNRYFKDLIDDLIKYNLAYSGKNYKQVGEKSILKYKEYSKQEAFWYLNLDFNNGYQVSGYTVFEEARKVILFITVDNDLDMTQYDNVFYDRRKFVWFSKNKRCLKRDGKLTAEGKIAENYYTLEAFLKRKTGENFYYIGEIETVLEGKDTINYKGNSVVEYLLLLKDEIENDLYQYVVKNSSSK, from the coding sequence GTGGAAAATATTTTGATAAACAGTATTAAAACAAGTCTCATAGATAGAGAGATAGAGTCATCAGATAGGTATCAACATAAATTAATATCCAATAGAGAAGAAAAGATAATAAGTTTATTGAGAAGAGAGTTAGAAGAGTGTGAGGAGTTTATAATATCAGTGGCATTTATAACAATGAGTGGTGTCACAATGATATTGGAACAGTTGAGAGAGCTAGATAAAAGAGGAGTAAAAGGAAAAATTTTAACTGGAGATTATTTGAATTTTACACAGCCTAAGGCTTTAAAAAAACTGCTAGAGTTTAAAAATATAGAATTGAAAATTCTATCTACAGAGAAATTTCATGCTAAAGGTTATTTTTTTAAAAAAGGAAATATTTGGAGTATGATGATAGGTAGTAGTAATCTTACTCAAACAGCACTTACTACTAATTTTGAATGGAATTTGATGATAAACTCTTTAGAAAGTGGAAGGATTATAAAGGATACTTTGGAAAATTTCTATGAAGTTTTTAATGGACTTGAAAATTTAACTATAGAAAAGATAATAGAGTATGAGAATGTGTATGAATTTAACAGAGAGTATAGAGAGAGAAGAAAAGAAAAAGAGTTAAAAGAGGAAAAGATTAAACCTAATATGATGCAGATTCAGGCATTGGAAAATCTGAGAGTTTTGAGAAAGTATGAGAAAAGAGGACTTTTGATAAGTGCCACTGGAACAGGAAAAACATATTTAAGTGCTTTTGATGTTCAAAACTGTAATCCCAAAAGAGTACTATTTATAGCCCATAGAAAGACTATTCTTGAAAAGGCAAAGGAGACTTTTGAAAAGATTTTAAAAGAAAGGGAGATCATAATCTATAACAATGATGAAAATAGAGAGGCAGATATTGTTTTTGCTATGATTCAAACATTGGGAAAAGAGGAGAATTTTAGAAAATTTCCAAGAGATTACTTTGATTATATAGTTATAGATGAGGTACATCACAGTGGAGCCAAAACTTACCAAAATCTAATAAATTACTTCATACCTAAATTTTTACTTGGAATGACAGCCACTCCAGAAAGAGGAGATAATTTTGATATCTATAAATTATTTGATAATAATATAGCTTATGAAATAAGATTGTATGATGCTTTGAAAGAGAGTTTGTTATGTCCATTTCACTATTTTGGAGTATCAGATATAGAGATAAACGGAGAGATAATAAGTGAAAAAACTCATATAAATAAACTTGTAGTCTCAGAAAGAGTGGAGCATATTCTAGAAAAAAGTAGATTTTACGGTTATAGTGGGGATAAACTCCACGGGCTTATATTTGTATCTAGAGTTGAGGAGGCTATAATCTTAAGTGAAAAGTTTAAAGAGAGAGGAGTTAGGTGTGAAGCTTTAAAGGGTGATGACAGTGATGAGAAAAGAGAGAAAACAATAAAAAAACTAGAAGATGGTGAGATAGAGTATATAATAACAGTGGATATATTTAATGAAGGGGTAGATATTCCGTGTATAAATCAAGTGATTTTATTGAGACCAACACAATCTTCTATAGTGTATATCCAACAATTGGGAAGAGGATTAAGAAAATATAAGGACAAGGAATACTTAGTTATTTTAGACTTTATAGGGAACTACGAAAAAAACTTTTTGATTCCCATAGCTATATCTCAAAATAATAGCTTTGATAAGGACTATATGAAAAGATTTTTAGTGAATGGAACAAATATAATTCCTGGAGAGAGTTCGATAATTTTTGAAGAGATAGTTAAAGAGAGAATATTTGATAATATCAATAAAAATAATTTTTCAACTAAAAAAAATATAGAGAAGGATTTTATCTTTTTAGAAAAACAATTGGGAAGAATACCTATGTTATCTGATTTTTTTGAGAGAAATATGATAGATCCAAGTGTAATTTTAAAATATAAAAAAACTTATGATGAAGTTTTAAGAATATTAAAACCTAAATTAGAATTAGAACCATTAAATCAAAAAGAGAATAATTATCTTACTTTTCTTTCAAGTTTTTTTACACCAGCTAAAAGGGTACATGAGATGCTTATTTTAAAAGAGGCATTGATAAATAAAGATGTAAATATAGAGATTATAGAAAAGATTTTAGAGAATGAATATAGTCTAAAAAATCAAAAAGAGAGTGTAGAGAATGGAGTAAAACATCTTCTTAAAGAGATTTTTGTCAGTTTGTCAACAGCTAAGGAGTTTTATCCTATATTAGAAAGATATGGTGATAAGATTGTTCTTGCAAAAGATTTTTTTGAAAGTTATAGTAAAAATAGATATTTCAAAGATTTGATAGATGACCTGATTAAATATAATTTAGCTTATAGTGGTAAGAACTATAAACAAGTTGGAGAAAAGAGTATATTAAAGTATAAGGAGTATAGCAAACAGGAGGCGTTTTGGTATCTGAACTTAGACTTTAACAATGGATATCAAGTGAGTGGATATACAGTTTTTGAAGAGGCTAGAAAGGTAATTCTTTTTATAACTGTAGATAATGATCTAGATATGACACAATATGATAATGTATTTTATGATAGAAGAAAATTTGTATGGTTTTCTAAAAATAAAAGATGCTTGAAAAGAGATGGAAAGTTGACAGCTGAAGGGAAGATAGCTGAAAATTATTACACTTTAGAGGCTTTTTTAAAAAGAAAAACAGGAGAAAATTTTTATTATATTGGAGAGATAGAAACAGTTTTAGAAGGAAAGGATACAATAAACTATAAAGGAAATAGTGTTGTAGAGTATTTACTTTTATTGAAAGATGAGATTGAAAATGATCTTTATCAATATGTTGTGAAAAACAGTTCATCAAAATAG
- a CDS encoding ABC transporter ATP-binding protein, with the protein MKANIFQNKSLNSFLKYSFKYKWAMVAVILMSVLTSAMGAVPAWLSKYLIDDVLVKKDAKMMTMVISAIFLSTVIKVVSSYYANISSNYVTETIKRDIKIDVFIHLQKLPISYFRKNKLGDIMARLSGDSATLGRIGFILFEMLREFLTVVALVFRMFQVDWILATISLTVMPLVINTVRKYTKKIRKSGRVRQDTSGAVTAFVQESLSGIFVIKAFNNSDMIIDKYKDISMDEFEKSYKSTKIKAKVSPINEVITTLMVVLVAAYGGYQIVVTQTISPGDLISFVTALGLMSQPLKRLVSKNNDLQEAIPSADRVIEILDVPVEKEYYGEEEKLEGRIENIHFDNVSFAYDDAKSNALKNINLDVKAGEVVAFVGKSGSGKTTIVNLIPRFFEATEGKILINGKDIKNISLNKYRDLIGIVPQESFLFSGTIAENISFGKENVSEEEIIQAAKMANAYSFITELENGFETEVGERGVMLSGGQKQRIAIARALIQNPEILILDEATSALDTESERLVQDALDKLMINRTTFVIAHRLSTIINADKIVVMENGEIKEIGKHQELLNQNGLYKHFYEIQFGKEVKERESMRV; encoded by the coding sequence ATGAAAGCAAATATATTTCAAAATAAATCGTTAAATAGCTTTTTAAAATATAGTTTTAAATATAAATGGGCAATGGTGGCAGTTATCTTGATGTCAGTTTTGACATCAGCAATGGGAGCTGTACCAGCTTGGTTAAGTAAATATTTGATAGATGATGTATTAGTAAAAAAAGATGCAAAAATGATGACAATGGTAATATCAGCTATATTTTTGTCTACAGTTATAAAGGTGGTATCATCTTACTATGCAAATATCTCATCAAACTATGTAACTGAAACAATAAAGAGAGATATAAAAATAGATGTCTTTATACATCTACAAAAATTGCCAATATCATATTTTAGAAAAAATAAATTGGGAGATATAATGGCTAGACTTTCTGGAGATTCAGCTACTCTTGGAAGAATAGGTTTTATTCTTTTTGAAATGTTAAGAGAGTTTTTAACAGTGGTAGCTCTTGTATTTAGAATGTTTCAAGTGGATTGGATATTAGCAACAATATCATTAACAGTTATGCCACTTGTTATAAATACGGTGAGAAAGTATACTAAAAAAATTAGAAAATCTGGTAGAGTTAGACAGGATACATCAGGAGCAGTAACAGCTTTTGTACAAGAGAGTTTATCAGGTATATTTGTAATAAAAGCTTTTAATAATAGTGATATGATTATTGATAAGTATAAAGATATCAGTATGGATGAGTTTGAAAAATCATATAAAAGTACAAAGATTAAGGCAAAGGTATCTCCTATCAATGAGGTAATAACAACTTTAATGGTAGTTTTAGTAGCTGCATATGGTGGGTATCAAATAGTTGTAACTCAAACTATATCTCCTGGAGATTTAATATCTTTTGTTACTGCACTTGGATTGATGAGCCAACCATTGAAGAGATTGGTTAGCAAGAATAATGATTTACAAGAAGCTATCCCTTCTGCTGATAGGGTGATAGAGATCTTAGATGTACCAGTTGAAAAGGAGTACTATGGAGAAGAGGAAAAATTAGAGGGAAGAATAGAGAATATCCATTTTGACAATGTCTCTTTCGCTTATGATGATGCTAAAAGTAATGCTTTAAAAAATATAAATTTAGATGTTAAAGCTGGAGAGGTCGTTGCCTTTGTTGGAAAGAGTGGAAGTGGAAAAACAACAATAGTTAACCTTATTCCTAGATTTTTTGAGGCTACTGAGGGAAAAATTTTAATCAATGGAAAAGATATAAAAAATATCTCTTTAAATAAATATAGAGATCTAATAGGGATTGTTCCACAGGAGAGTTTCCTGTTTTCAGGAACTATAGCTGAAAATATCTCTTTTGGAAAAGAGAATGTAAGTGAAGAGGAGATAATTCAAGCAGCTAAAATGGCTAATGCATATAGCTTTATAACTGAGCTGGAAAATGGATTTGAGACTGAAGTTGGAGAAAGAGGAGTTATGCTATCTGGTGGACAAAAACAGAGAATTGCAATAGCAAGAGCCTTAATTCAAAACCCAGAGATATTAATTCTAGATGAGGCAACATCAGCTTTAGATACAGAGTCAGAAAGACTTGTTCAAGATGCTTTAGATAAACTTATGATAAATAGAACAACATTTGTAATAGCTCATAGATTATCTACAATAATAAATGCAGATAAGATTGTAGTTATGGAAAATGGAGAGATTAAAGAGATTGGAAAACATCAGGAGTTATTAAATCAAAATGGTTTATATAAGCATTTTTATGAGATACAATTTGGAAAAGAAGTAAAAGAGAGAGAAAGTATGAGAGTGTAG
- the lpxB gene encoding lipid-A-disaccharide synthase — protein MKFFVSTGEVSGDLHLSYVVEAIKKRYDNVEFYGVAGKHSERVGVNVIQNIDELAIMGFTEVLKKYSFLKRKANEYVEFIKRENIKKVILVDYGGFNLKFLELLKKEIEDIEVFYYIPPKLWIWGEKRITKLKKADHIMVIFPWEVEFYKKHNVDVVYYGNPFVDKYVVEPRDEEYILLLPGSRKQEIKSLIPIMLDLVKRENEKKFLLKLSKEEHLQWIDRDLSEYPNLEIEFEKDLSQCVRVSRLAIAASGTVTLELALMGLPTIVVYKTGRINAFIAKYILKIGFVSLPNLTLDREVFPELLQERCNVDEIEKYILKLEKNRDEIDRNIQEVRKRLSGKNVVESYGDFLMKGER, from the coding sequence ATGAAATTTTTTGTTTCAACAGGTGAAGTTTCAGGGGATCTACACCTTTCCTATGTGGTGGAAGCCATTAAAAAGAGATATGACAATGTTGAATTTTATGGTGTTGCAGGAAAGCATAGTGAAAGAGTGGGAGTAAATGTAATTCAGAATATAGATGAACTTGCAATAATGGGATTTACTGAAGTTTTGAAGAAATATAGCTTTTTAAAGAGAAAAGCTAATGAGTATGTAGAATTTATAAAGAGAGAGAATATAAAAAAGGTTATACTAGTAGACTATGGAGGATTTAACCTAAAATTTTTAGAACTTTTAAAAAAGGAGATTGAGGATATAGAGGTATTTTACTATATACCACCCAAATTATGGATCTGGGGAGAAAAGAGAATAACAAAATTAAAAAAAGCAGACCATATTATGGTAATTTTTCCTTGGGAAGTTGAGTTTTATAAAAAACACAATGTTGATGTTGTGTACTACGGAAATCCATTTGTGGATAAGTATGTAGTAGAACCTAGAGATGAGGAGTATATTCTATTATTGCCAGGGAGTAGAAAGCAGGAGATAAAATCACTTATTCCAATAATGTTAGATCTAGTAAAAAGAGAAAATGAGAAAAAGTTTTTGCTTAAACTTTCTAAAGAGGAGCATCTTCAATGGATAGATAGAGATTTAAGTGAGTATCCAAATTTAGAGATAGAGTTTGAAAAGGATCTTTCACAATGTGTAAGAGTATCTAGATTAGCTATTGCAGCCTCAGGAACAGTGACTTTAGAATTAGCCTTGATGGGGCTACCTACAATAGTGGTATATAAAACAGGAAGAATAAATGCTTTTATAGCGAAATATATATTGAAGATAGGTTTTGTTTCTTTGCCAAATCTTACATTGGATAGAGAGGTTTTCCCAGAACTTTTACAGGAGAGATGCAATGTAGATGAGATAGAAAAATATATATTGAAATTAGAAAAAAATAGAGATGAGATTGATAGAAATATTCAAGAGGTAAGAAAAAGACTTTCAGGAAAAAATGTAGTTGAAAGTTATGGGGATTTTCTAATGAAAGGAGAGAGATGA
- the lpxI gene encoding UDP-2,3-diacylglucosamine diphosphatase LpxI (LpxI, functionally equivalent to LpxH, replaces it in LPS biosynthesis in a minority of bacteria.), giving the protein MKKIGIIVGNGKLPLYFLEEAEKQELDVFPLGLFDSIDEGIKSHKNFIAFNIGEVGSIIKYFLLNNINEIVMLGKVEKDIIFKDIKLDRFGEELLRRLPDRKDETLLFAIIAFFRLNGIKVLPQNYLLKGFMFKDECYTNIKPTVEDMKSIKIGIEAAKALSEVDAGQTVVCKDSSVVALEGIEGTDKTIKRAGELAGAGTIIVKMSRPQQDMRVDIPAVGIETIKRAIEIGAKGIVGEAGRMLFLNRDEAIKLAEENSLFILGVKV; this is encoded by the coding sequence ATGAAAAAAATAGGGATAATAGTTGGTAATGGAAAATTACCTCTCTATTTTCTAGAAGAAGCTGAAAAACAGGAGTTAGATGTTTTTCCTTTAGGACTATTTGATAGTATAGATGAGGGTATAAAATCACATAAAAATTTTATAGCTTTCAATATAGGTGAGGTAGGAAGTATTATTAAGTACTTCCTACTTAATAATATCAATGAAATAGTTATGCTCGGGAAAGTAGAGAAAGATATAATATTTAAAGATATAAAATTAGATAGATTTGGAGAGGAGCTTCTGAGGAGATTACCAGATAGAAAAGATGAAACTCTCCTTTTTGCAATTATAGCATTTTTTAGATTGAATGGAATAAAAGTTCTCCCTCAGAACTATCTTTTAAAAGGTTTTATGTTTAAAGATGAGTGTTATACCAATATAAAGCCAACTGTTGAAGATATGAAGAGTATTAAGATAGGAATAGAAGCTGCAAAAGCTTTGAGTGAGGTAGATGCAGGGCAGACAGTGGTGTGTAAAGATTCATCAGTAGTCGCTCTTGAAGGAATAGAGGGAACTGATAAAACAATAAAGAGAGCTGGAGAGTTAGCTGGAGCTGGTACAATAATTGTTAAGATGTCAAGACCACAACAAGATATGAGAGTAGACATACCTGCAGTTGGAATAGAGACAATTAAAAGAGCTATTGAGATAGGAGCTAAAGGAATTGTAGGAGAAGCAGGAAGAATGCTTTTTTTGAATAGAGATGAAGCAATAAAATTGGCAGAAGAGAACTCTTTATTTATATTGGGAGTAAAAGTTTAA
- the lpxA gene encoding acyl-ACP--UDP-N-acetylglucosamine O-acyltransferase, protein MIDIHNTAIIEEGAVIEDGVKIGPYCIVGKDVKIGKNTVLQSHVVVEGITEIGENNTIYSFVSIGKASQDLKYKNEPTKTIIGNNNSIREFVTIHRGTDDRWETRIGSNNLLMAYVHVAHDVIVGDGCILANNVTLAGHVVVDSFAIIGGLTPVHQFCRIGSFSMTGGASAINQDICPFVLAEGNKAVARGLNSVGLRRRGFTDEEISRIKKAYRLIFRSGLPLKEALAQIEAEIEQDKNIAYFVEFIKNSNRGIAR, encoded by the coding sequence ATGATAGATATTCATAATACTGCTATAATAGAAGAGGGTGCTGTTATAGAGGATGGAGTAAAAATAGGTCCATATTGCATAGTAGGAAAAGATGTAAAGATAGGAAAAAATACAGTACTTCAATCACATGTAGTAGTAGAGGGAATTACAGAGATAGGAGAGAACAATACGATTTACTCTTTTGTTTCTATAGGAAAAGCCTCTCAAGATTTAAAATATAAAAATGAACCAACAAAAACTATTATAGGAAATAATAACTCAATTAGAGAGTTTGTAACTATTCATAGAGGAACAGATGATAGATGGGAAACTAGAATAGGGAGCAACAATCTATTGATGGCATATGTTCACGTAGCTCATGATGTAATAGTTGGAGATGGATGTATATTAGCAAACAATGTCACATTAGCTGGACATGTTGTAGTTGATAGCTTTGCAATAATAGGAGGATTAACTCCAGTTCATCAATTTTGTAGAATTGGTTCTTTTTCAATGACAGGAGGAGCTAGTGCTATAAATCAAGATATATGTCCTTTTGTTTTAGCAGAGGGAAATAAGGCTGTAGCAAGAGGTCTTAACAGTGTGGGATTGAGAAGAAGAGGTTTTACAGATGAAGAGATAAGCAGGATAAAGAAAGCTTACAGATTGATATTCAGAAGTGGATTACCTTTAAAAGAGGCTTTAGCACAGATTGAAGCAGAGATAGAGCAAGATAAGAACATAGCATATTTTGTAGAGTTTATAAAAAATAGTAATAGAGGTATAGCTAGATAA
- the fabZ gene encoding 3-hydroxyacyl-ACP dehydratase FabZ, with amino-acid sequence MLDTLEIMKRIPHRYPFLLVDRIIEVNKEEQKIKGLKNVTINEEFFNGHFPGHPIMPGVLIVEGMAQCLGVLVMDGIEGKVPYFVGVESAKFKSPIRPGDQIIYEVEVEKIKRNFVKAHGKALVDGNVACEANFTFCITDK; translated from the coding sequence ATGTTAGATACTTTAGAAATAATGAAAAGAATACCGCACAGATATCCATTTTTATTAGTAGATAGAATAATTGAGGTAAACAAAGAGGAGCAAAAAATAAAAGGACTTAAAAATGTAACTATAAATGAAGAGTTCTTTAATGGGCATTTTCCAGGACATCCTATAATGCCAGGAGTATTAATAGTAGAGGGAATGGCACAATGTCTAGGAGTTCTTGTTATGGACGGAATAGAGGGAAAAGTTCCTTACTTTGTAGGAGTAGAAAGTGCAAAATTTAAATCACCAATAAGACCTGGAGATCAGATAATATACGAGGTAGAAGTAGAGAAAATAAAAAGAAATTTCGTAAAAGCTCATGGAAAAGCTTTAGTAGATGGAAATGTTGCTTGTGAAGCAAACTTTACTTTCTGTATAACAGACAAATAG
- the lpxC gene encoding UDP-3-O-acyl-N-acetylglucosamine deacetylase, producing the protein MKRKTVAKEIEYVGIGLHKGENIKMRLLPSKEGIVFKRVDLEEGKNEIVLDIENTFDLTRGTNLQNEYGAKVHTIEHFLSALYALDITDLVVELDGNELPICDGSARVFIELFEEAGLKELEEDVEPLIVKEPIYLSVGDKNIVALPYDGYKLTYTIKFEHTFLKSQLAEFEVDLETYKKEIASARTFGFDYEIEYLKKNNLALGGTLENAIVIKKDGVLNPGGLRFEDEFVRHKMLDIIGDLKILNRPIKAHIIAIKAGHALDIEFAKLLKNM; encoded by the coding sequence ATGAAAAGAAAGACAGTTGCCAAAGAGATTGAATATGTAGGGATAGGACTTCATAAAGGTGAAAATATAAAGATGAGACTACTTCCTAGTAAAGAGGGAATAGTTTTCAAAAGAGTTGATTTAGAAGAGGGAAAAAATGAGATAGTTTTAGATATAGAGAATACTTTTGATCTAACTCGTGGAACTAATTTACAAAATGAGTATGGAGCAAAGGTACATACAATAGAGCATTTTCTATCTGCTCTATATGCTTTAGATATCACAGATTTAGTTGTAGAACTAGATGGAAATGAATTACCTATTTGTGATGGAAGTGCAAGAGTATTTATAGAGCTTTTTGAGGAGGCTGGACTAAAAGAGTTAGAAGAAGATGTGGAACCTTTAATTGTTAAAGAGCCAATATATCTAAGTGTTGGAGATAAAAATATAGTAGCTCTACCATATGATGGTTATAAATTAACTTATACAATTAAGTTTGAACATACATTTTTAAAATCACAATTAGCTGAATTTGAAGTAGATTTAGAAACATATAAAAAAGAGATAGCCTCAGCTAGAACTTTTGGATTTGATTATGAGATAGAGTATTTGAAGAAAAATAATTTAGCTTTAGGTGGAACTTTGGAAAATGCCATTGTTATAAAAAAAGATGGAGTATTGAATCCAGGTGGACTTAGATTTGAAGATGAGTTTGTTAGACACAAGATGCTTGATATTATTGGAGATTTAAAAATTTTAAATAGACCAATAAAAGCTCACATTATAGCTATAAAAGCTGGACACGCTTTAGATATAGAATTTGCAAAATTATTAAAAAACATGTAA